The Pectobacterium parmentieri genome segment GATAGAAAAATACGACGTATTCAGCGATATCAGCGCCAAAGGCTGCCAGCCCGCAGACAGTGACGGAGAAAGCGATCTGCTGGCGTTATCCAACATCTGCCTCATGGGAACCAATATCTCCAGCGGCACGGCAACGGCGGTTGTGGTGGCAACCGGTAGCTACACCTATTTCGGGTCACTGGCAAAATCCATCGTCGGCACCCGTACCCAAACCGCCTTCGATCGCGGCGTTAACAGCGTAAGTTGGTTGCTGATCCGCTTTATGATCGTGATGGTGCCTGTCGTACTGTTGATTAATGGCTTCACCAAAGGAGACTGGATGGAAGCCAGTCTGTTTGCGCTGGCCGTTGCGGTAGGCCTGACGCCAGAAATGCTGCCAATGATTGTCTCTTCCAATCTGGCGAAGGGCGCGATTGCCATGGCGCGGCATAAAGTGGTGGTCAAACGGCTAAACGCGATTCAGAACTTTGGTGCGATGGATGTGCTGTGCACCGATAAAACCGGTACGCTCACGCAGGATCGCATCATCCTTGAGCATCACCTCAATACGCAGGGTCAGGTCGATGGGAACGTGCTGCAACTCGCCTGGCTCAACAGCGCGCACCAGAGCGGCATGAAAAATCTGATGGATCAGGCCATCATGCATTTTGGTCGCCATAATCCGGCCATCGCCGCGCTGGGTCGCTATCGCAAAATCGATGAACTGCCGTTTGATTTTATTCGTCGTCGTCTGTCCATCATTGTTGCCGATGAGCACAACCAGCAACGCCTGATTTGCAAAGGCTCGGTAGAAGAAATGCTAGCCGTCGCGACGCATGTCAATGAGAACGGACAGCGGCATGAACTGGACGATGAGCGCCGCCACACGCTGAAAAAACTGGCTGAAAGCTACAACCAGCAAGGGTTTCGCGTGCTGATGATTGGCACCCGCGAACTGAACCCGGTCGGCAGCACGCTGCCGCTCAGCGCCGAGGATGAACGCGATCTGACCCTCTGCGGCCTGCTGACGTTCCTCGATCCACCGAAAGAAAGCGCCTCTGCCGCGATTCGTGCCCTGCATGAAAACGGCGTGACGGTGAAAGTCCTGACCGGCGACAACGCGATCATTACCAGCAAGATCTGCCGCGATGTTGGGCTGGAGCCGGGCGAAGTGCTAGAGGGGAACGAGATCGATGCGCTCAGCGATGAACAGCTCGGCGTGCTGGTAGAACAGCGCACCATTTTTGCCCGGCTGACGCCGCTACAAAAATCCCGCGTACTGAAAGCATTACAAAGTAATGACCATACGGTCGGCTTTCTGGGCGACGGCATCAACGATGCACCCGCTCTGCGCGATGCCGATATCGGAATTTCCGTCGATACCGGCACGGATATCGCCAAAGAGTCAGCCGATATCATTCTCTTAGAAAAAAACCTGATGGTGCTGGAAGCCGGTGTTATCAAAGGGCGCGAAACGTTCGGTAATATCATCAAATACCTGAACATGACCGCCAGTTCCAATTTTGGCAATGTGTTTTCGGTACTCGTCGCCAGCGCCTTTATTCCTTTCCTGCCGATGTTAGCGATCCATTTGCTGATTCAGAACCTGATGTACGACATCTCTCAGTTGTCGCTGCCGTGGGACAAAATGGATAAGGAGTTCCTGCGCAAACCGCGCAAATGGGATGCTAAAAACATCGGGCGCTTCATGCTGTGTATCGGGCCGACGTCATCGATTTTTGACATCACCACCTACGCACTGATGTGGTTCGTGTTTGCCGCCAACAGCATTGAGCATCAGGCACTGTTCCAGTCAGGCTGGTTCGTTGAAGGGTTGTTGTCACAAACGCTGGTGGTGCACATGCTGCGTACCCAGAAGATCCCGTTCATTCAAAGTACGGCGGCGCTGCCGGTGATGTTGATGACCGGACTGGTGATGGCACTCGGCATCTATTTGCCCTTCTCCCCGGTGGGGACGCTGGTCGGTTTGCAACCGCTGCCGTGGGAATATTTCCCTTGGCTGGCTGCTACGCTGATTGGCTACTGCACCGTCGCACAACTGGTTAAACGCGCCTACATCCACCGCTTCGGCCAATGGTTCTAATCCTGTCATCACATCTTCACGGCGGGTACGCGATTACCCGCCGTATCACGATACGTCTCGCCATCATTCAGATCGTAAAAATACCGTTCCAGAGGCAAAAAACAGATACCACTTTAGCTGTATAATAAGCTAAAGATCTTATTGCAAAAAAAACACATAACCCATTAAATAATAATAAATATATTTCCATCAACATGGTGGTAAAAAAAATAGGCGTGATTTTTTTAAGGGAATGATGAAATCAGTGCTAAACCATTACCCCATTACGCCGAAACTAAAATAAACCCTCGTCTACTTTTGCACACTGCACATGTCAGAAACGGACGGATTGCAGGCAATGGAGCATATCTATGAAATCCCTACACCACATATCGATCCGTAGTAAGTTCATTTTGGCCCTCCTACCGCCAATCCTTGCTCTACTGTGGTTCAGTTTTTCTGGCGTGGTGGAGCGGCGCAGCGCAGAAAATGAAATGATCCGCATGGCGAAACTGATTACTCTGGCGCACGATGCAGGCGAGTTCGCTTACCAACTCCAGCGTGAACGCGGTTTAAGTGCGGGCTATTTTGGCAGTCAGGGAAAAAATTTTGGTGCGGAACTCACGACGCAGCGGCAAGCGACCGATCGGGCACAACAGGTGCTGGAGCAAACCACCGCTAATCTGAGTCAGGACGAACTGGGTTCTGCCGTTAGCGGAGAGCTTGATAAAATTGCGCAGAAAGCACAACAACTCGGCGAACATCGCCGTAACGTCGATAATATCTCGATCCCAGTCACCCAGGCGCTCGGCTACTATTCCGATTCCGTCACCTATCTGCTGAATATTGTCGGGGATATGACCCATCTGGTCAGCGACGGCGGTATTGCCCAACGGCTGGCGGCCTATTACAACCTGCTGAACGTCAAAGAACAGGCAGGGCTTGAACGTGCCGTCCTCTCCAACACCTTCTCTGCCGATAACTTTGCCACCGGGATGTTCGAGCGTCTGAACCAGATGGTGGGTAAGGGAGAGGCGTATATCACCGCCTATAACATGTTCGCCAATGCCGAACAGCGTAAGGCTTTCGAACAAGCCCTTAACACCCCTGCTGCTCAGAGCGCGCTGCAAATGCGCAATAAGGCTATCGCTTCCCCTGGCGGTAATTTTGCGATTGATGCCAGCCAGTGGTTTAACCAACAAACGGCAAAAATCGATGAGTTGAAAAAGGTTGAACAGTTCGCCACCCACGATCTGGCCACACAGGTTAATGCGTTAGCTGCCGATGCTCGACAGTCTTGGATTAGCTATTTAGCGGGCGCACTGGTTTCTCTACTGATGGCGATCGGTCTGGCCTTAATGATTATGCGCAGCATCAACGAGCAACTTCAGCAAACGCTGACGACTATTCGCGAGATGGGCGGGGATCTTACGCGCCGTCTGCGCGTACCGGGGACCGATGAACTTTCTCAGTTGAATCAGGCATATAACGCCTCACTGGAAAACATCGCCGATATGGTAGTAAGTATTAAACGCAGTTCACAGACCATCGGGCGAGCCAGCAGCGAGATCGCCAACGGCAATCAGGATCTGGCACAGCGCACCGAAGAGCAATCCGCTTCGCTGGTGCAAACCGCCAGCAGCATGGAAGAAATAACCGTCACGGTAAAACAAACCGCCGACTTTGCCGGACAGACTCGTCAGTTGACGACAGAGGTAGACGATCAGGCTCACCGTATCGGAACGATCACCCAATCGGCCAGCAGTGCGATGGAAAGAATTCAGGATACCAGCCAGCGCGTGAATGCGGTGGTTGCCGCCATTGATGCCATTGCCTTTCAAACCAACCTGCTGGCGCTGAACGCCGCGGTTGAAGCTGCGCGGGCAGGACAGCATGGCCGAGGGTTCTCCGTTGTTGCGGCGGAAGTTCGTCAACTTTCGCAGCGTAGTGCTGACGAAGCAGGAAAAATCCGCGCACTCATCGCCGATAGCATTGCCAGCGTCAGTGAAGGGACGAAGCTAGTTAACCAATCAAACCGGGAGATTAACAACATTGTCACTGGCACACGTAAAGTGCGCGATCTGGTGAATGAAATCGCGGTCGCCGCTGATGAACAGTCTCTGGGCATCGCGCAAATTAACGAAGCGCTCAGCCAATTGGATATGGTCACACAGCAGAATGCGACACTGGTTTCGCAGGCTTCCGTTGCCAGCCAATTACTGGATGAACAGGCAATTGAAATGGAATCGTTGGTCAGCCGCTTCAAGGTTGACGACAGCGCACCACTGCAACCTTTACCACATGCGCTGTTATCAAGGTAGCGCAGACGATACCGTTCGAGAAGCGCAGACGCCCCCCTAATAGCCGGTTTGCTCTTTTAACATGGTGATACTCACTCCCTCATCGAGGGCGTGAGCTATTTATCTCTCGCTAAACACCGCTGGCGGCGTTCATCGACACGTTGGGCAAACCATGCCGTAGTGAGCTTACGGGTGATCTTCGGACTTTCCAGCGTAATTCCCGGCAGAATAGCGCGCGGCGCTTTCGAGCCCGATTTATCCGCCAGCGCAAAGACACGCTCATACAGGCTGGTGTCTTCAAAATCGCGACTATTGCCTTTCTCCAACGCACGACGAATCGCGCTCTCGCTCATATCTAACCGCTTCTCCAACGCACGCACCGCCAGTTCCGTGGCGCTGGCTTTATCCGAACTGTAGTTGATTAAATCCCCATCCAGCGCCAGCTTAACCCCCGTCAGGCGGCTGACAGCTCGCTGAAACGCCGCATTCCGACTGGCATACCAGCCTGCGTTGAAATCTGCGAACCGATAAATGGACTGCGGATAATTCGCCGGATAGCCCAGCAGGTGCTTGATGCCAAAATACATTCCGCCCCGGCGGCTAAATACTTCCTGCCGAAGGGTGCCATCCACGGTATATGGATAGCCCTTTGCGTTAGCTTCAGCAAACGCAATGCTCACCTGCATCGGCCCACCGGTATGTACCGGGTTCAGGCGACCAAACAGTTGCTGCCCCATCGGAACCATGTCAATGAAATCATCAAAGATCGCGCTGAGTTCTTTTTCCGTGCGTACCTTATCGAGCCGCTCGCTATAGCTTTTTCCGTTGGGGGATTTGATGAGTAGCGCGGTGCGCACCAGAAACACCGGTACATGAATTTTCTCCGCGCGGCGGTTGATCTCCTGCCAGGCAATTTTTGACAAATTCGGCACCTGCGGATCGGCATTGAACGTCGATTCCTGCTCGGTCACCGCTAGCACCGAACACAGGTTTTCATTACTGGGAGCGAGCCCCTGCGCCGTAAACGCCG includes the following:
- the mgtA gene encoding magnesium-translocating P-type ATPase — protein: MTDMITQTGHRRARKTSTATFAIAREAQNSLDQTLANLNTHLHGLSHDDVIERQQTYGENRVAHEKAPHALVQLASAFNNPFIYVLMALAAISFFTDYWLPLRSHEETSLTGVVIILVMVSLSGLLRFWQEFRTNKAAEALKSLVRTTATVLRRPHACATAVMQEIPLQQLVPGDILMLSAGDMVPADVRLVESRDLFVSQAVLTGESLPIEKYDVFSDISAKGCQPADSDGESDLLALSNICLMGTNISSGTATAVVVATGSYTYFGSLAKSIVGTRTQTAFDRGVNSVSWLLIRFMIVMVPVVLLINGFTKGDWMEASLFALAVAVGLTPEMLPMIVSSNLAKGAIAMARHKVVVKRLNAIQNFGAMDVLCTDKTGTLTQDRIILEHHLNTQGQVDGNVLQLAWLNSAHQSGMKNLMDQAIMHFGRHNPAIAALGRYRKIDELPFDFIRRRLSIIVADEHNQQRLICKGSVEEMLAVATHVNENGQRHELDDERRHTLKKLAESYNQQGFRVLMIGTRELNPVGSTLPLSAEDERDLTLCGLLTFLDPPKESASAAIRALHENGVTVKVLTGDNAIITSKICRDVGLEPGEVLEGNEIDALSDEQLGVLVEQRTIFARLTPLQKSRVLKALQSNDHTVGFLGDGINDAPALRDADIGISVDTGTDIAKESADIILLEKNLMVLEAGVIKGRETFGNIIKYLNMTASSNFGNVFSVLVASAFIPFLPMLAIHLLIQNLMYDISQLSLPWDKMDKEFLRKPRKWDAKNIGRFMLCIGPTSSIFDITTYALMWFVFAANSIEHQALFQSGWFVEGLLSQTLVVHMLRTQKIPFIQSTAALPVMLMTGLVMALGIYLPFSPVGTLVGLQPLPWEYFPWLAATLIGYCTVAQLVKRAYIHRFGQWF
- a CDS encoding methyl-accepting chemotaxis protein, whose protein sequence is MKSLHHISIRSKFILALLPPILALLWFSFSGVVERRSAENEMIRMAKLITLAHDAGEFAYQLQRERGLSAGYFGSQGKNFGAELTTQRQATDRAQQVLEQTTANLSQDELGSAVSGELDKIAQKAQQLGEHRRNVDNISIPVTQALGYYSDSVTYLLNIVGDMTHLVSDGGIAQRLAAYYNLLNVKEQAGLERAVLSNTFSADNFATGMFERLNQMVGKGEAYITAYNMFANAEQRKAFEQALNTPAAQSALQMRNKAIASPGGNFAIDASQWFNQQTAKIDELKKVEQFATHDLATQVNALAADARQSWISYLAGALVSLLMAIGLALMIMRSINEQLQQTLTTIREMGGDLTRRLRVPGTDELSQLNQAYNASLENIADMVVSIKRSSQTIGRASSEIANGNQDLAQRTEEQSASLVQTASSMEEITVTVKQTADFAGQTRQLTTEVDDQAHRIGTITQSASSAMERIQDTSQRVNAVVAAIDAIAFQTNLLALNAAVEAARAGQHGRGFSVVAAEVRQLSQRSADEAGKIRALIADSIASVSEGTKLVNQSNREINNIVTGTRKVRDLVNEIAVAADEQSLGIAQINEALSQLDMVTQQNATLVSQASVASQLLDEQAIEMESLVSRFKVDDSAPLQPLPHALLSR
- a CDS encoding DUF1615 domain-containing protein: MLRFYPPLFRPLCALALLVLVGCASKTATTPGSRPADVRAQLLKLLPDNVKDRQGWATDIATAFTAQGLAPSNENLCSVLAVTEQESTFNADPQVPNLSKIAWQEINRRAEKIHVPVFLVRTALLIKSPNGKSYSERLDKVRTEKELSAIFDDFIDMVPMGQQLFGRLNPVHTGGPMQVSIAFAEANAKGYPYTVDGTLRQEVFSRRGGMYFGIKHLLGYPANYPQSIYRFADFNAGWYASRNAAFQRAVSRLTGVKLALDGDLINYSSDKASATELAVRALEKRLDMSESAIRRALEKGNSRDFEDTSLYERVFALADKSGSKAPRAILPGITLESPKITRKLTTAWFAQRVDERRQRCLARDK